From Patulibacter sp. SYSU D01012:
CGCCGCTCGCGGGGGTCCAGGGAGGGGGCCATCCGGACCAGGGTACGGCGCGCGCCCGGGACGGGCCGGGCGCGCGACGGCGCCCGGAGCGCGTCGCCGCCCCCGGGCCGGCGGACCCGTGCCGCTACGCTGCGGCGTACCGCGCACGCGTGTGCGCGCCGTCCCCGAGGAGCCCACCGTGCCCCCGACGTCCCCGCGCCGCCCCCGGGCGACCGCGACCCCCGGCCCCCGTGCGCCCCGTTGCCCGGCCCGCGCGGCCGGCGGGCCCCCGGTCGCCACGGCCCCCCGTGCGCCGCGTCGCTCCGCCCGCCCGGCCGGCGGGCCCCCGGTCGCCACGGCCCCCCGAACGCCCCGTCGCCCCGCCCGCCCGGCCGCTGGGCCCCCGGTCGCCCCGGCCCCCCGAACGCCCCGCCGCCCCGCCCGCCCGGCCGCTGGGCCCCCGGTCGCCCCGGCCCCCCGAACGCCCCGCCGCCCCGCCCGCCCGGCCGGCGGGCCCCCGGTCGCCACGGCCCCCCGAACGCCCCGTCGCCCCGCCCGTGCGGCCGCCGGGCCCCTGGCGGCCGCGGCCTCCGAGCCCCGTGCGCGCCGCGGCCCGGCCGCGGCCGCCTCCGCCGTCGCCATCGCCGCCGCGGTCACCCTGCTGCTGCCGCCGGTCGCCTCCGCCGACATCGCCCGGCTCGAGCCCCGCCCGGCCGCGCGGGGCCAGGCCTACGGGCTCGTCGTGACCGCGCCCGACGGCACGCGACGCACGCTGCCGACCTTCACGCTCAGCACGCCGCCCGAGACCGTCCTCGCCGCGCCCGACGGCCGGCACGTCCTCGTCGTCCCGACGATGGACGGCGACCTGGTGCAGCCGCCCGCCGTCCTCGTCCCGACCGACGGCGGGCCGGCCCGGCGGCTCGCCCTGCCGCCCGGCGTGGAGCAGGGCTCGTCCGCGTTCTCGTGGGATCCGGCGGGCGGGGCGTTCTACGACGGCAACGCCGCCGCCACCGCCCCGGAGGATCCCTTCGGCCGCGTCGTGCTGCGCTGCGTGGTCGCGACGGCGAGCTGCGCCGTCGTCGCCGAGCCTTCCGGCGAGGTCGCCGCCGTGCCCGGCGGGTCGTCGTGTCGTCGCGGTTCGACGGCTCCGTCCCGGACCCCGCCCGCGTGATGGCGACCGCGACGCAGGACGACGTGCCCGCGCCCGACCCGTTCGTCCCGCGCGACAGCCCGGAGGGCCGGGCCGCGCTCGCGCTCAGCCGCCGGGCGCTCACGAGCGCCACCCGGCTCGTCGGCGCCGCCACCGTGCCGGTCGAGCGCGTCCACCGCCCCGCGACCGCTGGGATCCCGTTCACGATCGCCGCGGCCGGCGGCCCGTCCGGAGCGGCCATGCTGCGCAACGTCTACCGTCCCCGCGTCGCGGTCCGCGGGTCGCGCGTCCGGGTGGACGACCGCTTCGTCCGCCCGCGCCTGACGATCGTGCGCCCGGACGGCGCCACCCAGGTCCTTCCCGCACCCGTCGTCGCGCTCGGCCCGGGGGACGCGCCGGACACGGACGCCGAGGACCGGCGCCTGGAGGTCGAGCCCGACCGCGGCCTGCCGGGCGGCGGCTGGCTGGCCCGCGCCTTCGGCTCCTCGCCGTCGGACACGACGCTGACGGTGATCGCGCCGGACGGCAGCGCCCGGCCGGTCCGCTCGGGCGGGCGCGCCGTGACGGCCCGCTGGCTGGCGGCGCGGCTCGGGGCGCCGCGGGACGCGCACGCCGCCGGGCTCGGGATCGTGGGGCACGAGACGTCGACCCGCTCCGCCGTCGTGGAGGTGGCCTGGGCCCGCCGACGCCCCGGGCGCCGGTCGATCGTCCGCGACGCCGTCGTCCGCGTCCCGCTCGACGGCACCACCCCGCCGTCCGCGATCCCCGGCGGCGCCGACACCGCCTGGTGACGCGGACCTGGCCGCCCCGCCCCCGCGGGATACCCTCTGCGGGATGCTCGACCTGAAGGCCCTGCGCCGCGATCCCGACGCCGCCCGTGCCGCCCTGTCCCGCCGCGGCGGGACGGACGCCGAGACCTTCGACCGGGTGCTGTCCCTCGACGAGCGCCGGCGGGCGATCCTGCCCGAGCTCGAGGCGCTGCGCGCGGAGCAGAACCAGGCTAACCAGGCGATCGCGCAGGCGAAGAAGGCGGCGAAGGAGAGCGGCGACTCGTCGGCCGCCGACGCCGCCGTCGCGACGATGCGCGAGGTCTCGGCGAAGGCGAAGGCGCTGCAGGACGAGCTGTCGACGGTCGAGACCGACCTGCAGGCCGCCCAGGCCCGGCTCCCCAACCTGCCGCACCCCGACGCCCCGCCGCAGGACAGCGTCGTGCGCACCGTCGGCGAGCCGCGCATCGACGGGCTGGATGCCCGCCCCGCCGGGGGCAGCGACGTCGACGTGGCCGGCAGCGTGCCGATCGCCCCGCGCGCCACGACCGCGAAGGACCACCTGGAGCTCGGCGGCTCCCGCGTCGACATGGAGCGCGGCGCCCGGCTGTCGGGGTCGCGCTTCGCGTACCTGCGCGGCGACCTCGTGCACCTGGAGCTCGCGCTCGTGCAGTGGGCGCTCGCGAAGCTGCGCGACAAGGGCCACGAGGCCGTCATCCCGCCCGTGCTGGTGCGCGAGGACGCCCTGTACGGCACCGGCTTCCTGCCCGACACCGAGCAGCAGATCTACGCGCTGCCCCAGGACGACCTGTACCTGGTCGGCACGAGCGAGGTCGCGCTCGCGTCGATGCACGCCGGCGAGATCCTCGAGGCCGGCGACCTGCCGCTGCGCTACGCCGGCTTCTCGCCGTGCTTCCGCCGCGAGGCCGGGGCCGCCGGCGCGAGCGACCGCGGCCTGTTCCGCGTGCACCAGTTCGACAAGGTCGAGATGTTCAGCTTCGTCCCGCCGGAGCGGGCGGAGGAGGAGCACGCGCGCCTGCTGTCCATCGAGGAGGAGATCCTCACCGAGCTGGGCATCCCGTACCGCGTGGTCGACATCGCCGTCGACGACCTCGGCGCGTCGGCGGCGCGGAAGTTCGACTGCGAGGCGTGGCTGCCGTCGCAGGAGCAGTACCGCGAGCTGACCTCGACGTCGAACACGACGGAGTTCCAGGCGCGCCGCCTGGGCATCCGCGTGAAGGACTCCGCCGCCACGCCGCCGCGCAAGCCCGAGCCCCTCGCGACGCTGAACGGCACCGCGGTCGCCGTGGGCCGCACGATCATCGCGCTCATGGAGCACGGCCAGCGCGAGGACGGCACGATCGTGCTGCCCGAGTGCCTGCGCCCGTTCGGCGCGCCGTCCGTCCTGCCGGCGGCGTCGTGACCGCCGGGGCGCGCGGCCCCCGGCGCGCCCTCCGCCCCCTCCCCCACGGCGGCCGCGCGTGACGGCCATCGTCCTGGCGCTCCTCGCCTCGGTGGCGTGGGGCACGAGCGACTTCGTCGGCGGCCGGGCCAGCCAGGGCCGCGCCGTCGCCGGCGTGATGATCCTGACGCGGCCCGTCGCGCTCGTCGCGGTCGCGCTCGTCGCGCTGCTCGGCGGCGGCGAGCTCGTCGGCGACCGGTGGCCCGTCGCCGTCGCGTCGGGGCTGGCGCTGTTCGTCGGCATCGTCGCCCTCTACCGCGCGCTCGCGATCGGCCCGATGTCCGTCGTCGCGCCGATCTTCGCGACCGGCGCGATCGTCCCCGTGCTGTGGGGCATCGTGGACGGCGAGGCGCCGACGGCGTGGACGTTCGTCGGCCTGGCGGTCGCCGTCGCCGGGTCGATCCTGGCCGCCCGCGCCCCGAGCGTGGCCGGGGAGCG
This genomic window contains:
- the serS gene encoding serine--tRNA ligase; its protein translation is MLDLKALRRDPDAARAALSRRGGTDAETFDRVLSLDERRRAILPELEALRAEQNQANQAIAQAKKAAKESGDSSAADAAVATMREVSAKAKALQDELSTVETDLQAAQARLPNLPHPDAPPQDSVVRTVGEPRIDGLDARPAGGSDVDVAGSVPIAPRATTAKDHLELGGSRVDMERGARLSGSRFAYLRGDLVHLELALVQWALAKLRDKGHEAVIPPVLVREDALYGTGFLPDTEQQIYALPQDDLYLVGTSEVALASMHAGEILEAGDLPLRYAGFSPCFRREAGAAGASDRGLFRVHQFDKVEMFSFVPPERAEEEHARLLSIEEEILTELGIPYRVVDIAVDDLGASAARKFDCEAWLPSQEQYRELTSTSNTTEFQARRLGIRVKDSAATPPRKPEPLATLNGTAVAVGRTIIALMEHGQREDGTIVLPECLRPFGAPSVLPAAS
- a CDS encoding DMT family transporter gives rise to the protein MTAIVLALLASVAWGTSDFVGGRASQGRAVAGVMILTRPVALVAVALVALLGGGELVGDRWPVAVASGLALFVGIVALYRALAIGPMSVVAPIFATGAIVPVLWGIVDGEAPTAWTFVGLAVAVAGSILAARAPSVAGERPDPRGLAFAVVAAVGIGLGLVLTDRAAEHDAVSAIVVERATEVVLAALVLLARPSRIPAAVRRPGILPLAGVLDVTASLLFAIASRTGLLPVVSVLSSLYPVVTVLLARALLDERLSRAQTGGAVLTLVGVAVVAAAG